One Diospyros lotus cultivar Yz01 chromosome 1, ASM1463336v1, whole genome shotgun sequence genomic window carries:
- the LOC127803630 gene encoding DNA repair protein REV1 isoform X5, with the protein MSFNSTRSANSGSRSKRSFNSLSSNPSSNGNNKKRKTTQKTLGVGWGSNSRSSSRSSFRNSPFSDFGSYMEVKNRKLQEQFNAEASSSSNSGSTSGKPIFQGVSIFVDGFTVPSSQELRGYMLKHGGRFENYFSRHHVTHIICSNLPDSKIKNLRSFSGGLPVVKPSWLMDSIAANKLLSWVPYQLDQIASEAHNQPKISVFFASESSLVSKDSETCVTGQIKPKLEDPSAKSGTIKETNLSESCGSMQHSEPTGREWDDSVGKNIARAVTQGPVCIERECSEGKSDKGSDVCTIGGNTGEIHDQASPSQPFVSVSSYITKRSTRPTVVEPSNWHRSTLHDPNFVENYFKSSRLHFIGTWRNRYRRRFPSFGYTSSSVNVSTRRTSIIHVDMDCFFVSVVIRKHSELQDKPVAICHSDNPRGTAEISSANYPARGYGVRAGMFLRDAKALCPHLVIFPYNFEAYEEVADQFYNILHKHCKRVQAVSCDEAFLDVTDAEVEDPQFLASVIRKEIFETTRCTASAGIAGNLLMARLATRAAKPDGQRYIPPEMVDDYLHELPIKELPGIGHVLEEKLMRRHIQTCGQLRRISKESLQKELGIKTGDMLWNYCRGIDNRLVGVIQESKSMGAEVNWGVRFNDLKDCHHFLMNLCKEVLLRLQGCAVQGRNFTLKIKKRRSDAEEPAKYMGCGDCENLSHSTTVPLATDDEDVIRRIMVQLFGSFHIDVKDIRGMGLQVSKLESTDTAKPGHERNSIRSWLTSASASTKEQHIIASLAKESANRDFGEQSIDVNQGWLSTDSTGPSVQIGTNLSNANVPLDQDSALPSIEDLDLGVVESLPPDLFAEINDMYGGKLNNMISKKKCQNVDVCNSLCSMLQGRVQVAINEVRESFGLDPDSANVISVEDKEDKYEVEKIHAEAVSGVEPSKAVISSSVPDKMDLMPSSLSQVDISVLQQLPEDLRVDVLGLLPAHRRPEGASFVALGATSKSESDKCPENQTGSINPILKKELWFGDPPEWVKKFKNSDCSVLRILADMYYKSGSTSCLSSILQRTLSDSKHFVNASSDAEEEAISCLCDLLQQYIELKIETDIEEVYVCFRLLRSRFTMRSEFVFQSYSLIYPRLQVLIPFL; encoded by the exons ATGAGCTTCAACTCCACTCGCTCTGCCAATTCCGGTTCCAGATCGAAGCGAAGCTTCAATTCGCTCTCTTCAAACCCTTCGAGTAACGGCAAcaataagaagaggaagactACTCAGAAAACCCTAGGCGTGGGTTGGGGTTCCAATTCTCGTTCTTCCTCCCGCTCCTCCTTTCGCAATTCGCCTTTCTCCGATTTTGGCAG TTACATGGAGGTGAAGAATCGGAAATTACAGGAACAGTTTAATGCTGAAGCTTCGAGTTCTTCTAATTCTGGTTCAACTAGTGGGAAGCCTATTTTTCAAGGGGTTTCTATTTTTGTTGATGGATTTACTGTGCCATCTAGTCAG GAGCTGCGAGGGTATATGCTAAAGCATGGAGGACGATTTGAGAACTATTTTTCAAGGCATCATGTTACTCATATCATATGTAGTAACCTTCCAGACAGTAAAATCAAGAACCTGAG GTCCTTTAGTGGTGGATTACCAGTAGTGAAACCTTCATGGCTGATGGATTCTATTGCTGCAAATAAACTATTAAGCT GGGTTCCTTACCAATTGGACCAGATTGCTAGTGAAGCTCATAACCAACCAAAGATATCAGTTTTTTTTGCTTCAGAAAGCAGCCTAGTCTCCAAGGATTCTGAAACTTGTGTGACGGGTCAAATAAAACCTAAATTGGAGGATCCTTCTGCAAAATCTGGCACAATTAAGGAGACTAATTTATCTGAATCATGTGGATCCATGCAACACTCAGAACCAACAGGCAGGGAGTGGGATGACAGTGTGGGCAAGAATATTGCACGAGCAGTCACTCAGGGGCCGGTGTGCATTGAAAGAGAATGTAGTGAAGGGAAGTCTGATAAAGGAAGTGATGTTTGTACAATTGGTGGGAACACAGGAGAAATTCATGATCAAGCTAGCCCCTCTCAACCTTTTGTTTCAGTTAGCAGCTATATAACTAAAAGATCCACACGTCCAACAGTTGTTGAGCCTTCTAACTGGCATCGTTCAACTCTACACGACCccaattttgtagaaaattatttcaag AGCTCTAGGCTTCATTTCATTGGAACTTGGAGAAATCGGTATCGCAGACGTTTTCCCAGTTTTGGGTACACAAGTTCCAGCGTTAATGTTTCTACTCGAAGAACATCCATAATTCATGTGGACATG GACTGTTTTTTTGTCTCAGTGGTTATTAGAAAGCATTCGGAATTACAAGATAAGCCTGTTGCTATTTGCCATTCTGACAATCCGCGCGGAACAGCTGAAATTTCATCTGCAAACTACCCTGCTCGTGGTTACG GAGTACGGGCTGGAATGTTTCTTAGAGATGCCAAGGCTCTTTGTCCTCACCTTGTCATTTTTCCTTACAACTTTGAAGCATACGAGGAG GTGGCTGATCAGTTTTATAACATTCTACATAAGCATTGCAAAAGAGTGCAG GCTGTAAGCTGTGATGAAGCATTTTTGGATGTCACAGATGCTGAAGTTGAAGATCCTCAGTTTTTAGCATCAGTAATTAGAAAAGAGATCTTTGAAACTACAAGGTGCACTGCAAGTGCTGGAATTGCTGGTAATTTGCTTATGGCCCGCCTTGCCACTAGGGCTGCTAAACCAGATGGTCAACGCTACATCCCTCCTGAGATG GTGGATGATTACTTGCATGAACTTCCAATTAAGGAACTTCCAGGAATTGGGCATGTTTTAGAGGAGAAATTGATGAGGAGACATATTCAGACATGTGGCCAGTTGCGCAGGATTTCTAAG GAATCTCTTCAAAAGGAACTTGGGATAAAAACTGGTGATATGCTATGGAACTATTGTAGAGGGATTGATAATCGACTGGTTGGTGTAATCCAG GAAAGCAAGTCTATGGGTGCTGAAGTAAATTGGGGTGTGAGGTTTAATGATTTGAAAGAC TGTCATCATTTTCTCATGAACCTCTGCAAGGAGGTCTTGTTGCGCTTACAGGGATGTGCAGTACAAGGACGCAATTTTACCCTTAAG ATAAAGAAACGAAGAAGTGATGCTGAGGAGCCAGCGAAATATATGGGGTGTGGAGACTGTGAGAACTTGAGCCATTCCACAACG GTTCCTTTGGCTACTGATGATGAGGATGTGATCAGAAGAATAATGGTACAACTTTTTGGTTCCTTTCATATAG ATGTCAAGGATATCCGAGGCATGGGCTTGCAAGTTTCAAAACTTGAAAGTACGGATACTGCTAAGCCag GTCATGAAAGGAACTCTATTCGTTCTTGGCTCACTTCTGCCTCAGCAAGTACAAAAGAACAACATATAATTGCTTCTCTGGCCAAAGAGAGTGCCAATAGAG ATTTTGGGGAACAAAGTATTGATGTAAACCAAGGTTGGTTGTCCACTGATTCTACAGGACCTTCAGTTCAAATTGGGACTAATCTTTCAAATGCCAATGTGCCTTTAGATCAGGATTCAGCTCTACCGTCTATAGAAGATCTTGATCTGGGAGTAGTAGAAAGTCTGCCTCCAGATCTTTTTGCAGAAATTAATGATATGTATGGTGggaaattgaataatatgatttcaaaaaagaaatgcCAAAATGTTGACGTCTGCAATTCTCTATGTAGTATGTTGCAGGGAAGAGTACAAG ttGCAATAAATGAGGTTAGGGAATCCTTTGGCCTTGATCCGGACAGTGCCAATGTAATCTCAGTGGAGGATAAG GAAGACAAATATGAGGTTGAGAAAATTCATGCAGAGGCTGTTTCTGGAGTGGAACCTTCAAAGGCAGTCATTTCCAGTTCAGTTCCTGATAAAATGGATTTGATGCCTTCCTCTCTAAGCCAAGTAGATATTTCGGTGTTGCAACAACTTCCTGAAGACCTGAGAGTTGATGTACTGGGGTTGCTTCCTGCCCATAGGAGGCCAGAAGGTGCATCTTTTGTTGCTTTGGGTGCCACATCCAAATCTGAGTCAGATAAGTGTCCTGAGAATCAGACTGGGTCAATCAATCCTATTTTGAAGAAAGAACTTTGGTTTGGTGATCCACCAGAATGGGTTAAGAAGTTCAAGAATAGTGATTGCTCGGTGTTGAGAATTCTTGCAGACATGTATTACAAATCTGGATCAACTAGCTGCCTCTCTTCTATTTTGCAACGCACTCTTTCAGATTCTAAACATTTTGTGAATGCAAGTAGTGATGCAGAGGAGGAGGCTATTAGCTGCTTGTGCGATCTTCTCCAGCAATATATTGAACTAAAGATAGAAACAGATATTGAAGAGGTCTATGTTTGCTTTCGCCTTCTTAGAAG CAGGTTTACTATGAGGTCAGAATTTGTCTTTCAAAGTTACAGTCTTATCTATCCTCGCCTGCAG
- the LOC127803630 gene encoding DNA repair protein REV1 isoform X1: protein MSFNSTRSANSGSRSKRSFNSLSSNPSSNGNNKKRKTTQKTLGVGWGSNSRSSSRSSFRNSPFSDFGSYMEVKNRKLQEQFNAEASSSSNSGSTSGKPIFQGVSIFVDGFTVPSSQELRGYMLKHGGRFENYFSRHHVTHIICSNLPDSKIKNLRSFSGGLPVVKPSWLMDSIAANKLLSWVPYQLDQIASEAHNQPKISVFFASESSLVSKDSETCVTGQIKPKLEDPSAKSGTIKETNLSESCGSMQHSEPTGREWDDSVGKNIARAVTQGPVCIERECSEGKSDKGSDVCTIGGNTGEIHDQASPSQPFVSVSSYITKRSTRPTVVEPSNWHRSTLHDPNFVENYFKSSRLHFIGTWRNRYRRRFPSFGYTSSSVNVSTRRTSIIHVDMDCFFVSVVIRKHSELQDKPVAICHSDNPRGTAEISSANYPARGYGVRAGMFLRDAKALCPHLVIFPYNFEAYEEVADQFYNILHKHCKRVQAVSCDEAFLDVTDAEVEDPQFLASVIRKEIFETTRCTASAGIAGNLLMARLATRAAKPDGQRYIPPEMVDDYLHELPIKELPGIGHVLEEKLMRRHIQTCGQLRRISKESLQKELGIKTGDMLWNYCRGIDNRLVGVIQESKSMGAEVNWGVRFNDLKDCHHFLMNLCKEVLLRLQGCAVQGRNFTLKIKKRRSDAEEPAKYMGCGDCENLSHSTTVPLATDDEDVIRRIMVQLFGSFHIDVKDIRGMGLQVSKLESTDTAKPGHERNSIRSWLTSASASTKEQHIIASLAKESANRDFGEQSIDVNQGWLSTDSTGPSVQIGTNLSNANVPLDQDSALPSIEDLDLGVVESLPPDLFAEINDMYGGKLNNMISKKKCQNVDVCNSLCSMLQGRVQVAINEVRESFGLDPDSANVISVEDKEDKYEVEKIHAEAVSGVEPSKAVISSSVPDKMDLMPSSLSQVDISVLQQLPEDLRVDVLGLLPAHRRPEGASFVALGATSKSESDKCPENQTGSINPILKKELWFGDPPEWVKKFKNSDCSVLRILADMYYKSGSTSCLSSILQRTLSDSKHFVNASSDAEEEAISCLCDLLQQYIELKIETDIEEVYVCFRLLRSRFTMRSEFVFQSYSLIYPRLQAFVRENYGGTLLISDGKD from the exons ATGAGCTTCAACTCCACTCGCTCTGCCAATTCCGGTTCCAGATCGAAGCGAAGCTTCAATTCGCTCTCTTCAAACCCTTCGAGTAACGGCAAcaataagaagaggaagactACTCAGAAAACCCTAGGCGTGGGTTGGGGTTCCAATTCTCGTTCTTCCTCCCGCTCCTCCTTTCGCAATTCGCCTTTCTCCGATTTTGGCAG TTACATGGAGGTGAAGAATCGGAAATTACAGGAACAGTTTAATGCTGAAGCTTCGAGTTCTTCTAATTCTGGTTCAACTAGTGGGAAGCCTATTTTTCAAGGGGTTTCTATTTTTGTTGATGGATTTACTGTGCCATCTAGTCAG GAGCTGCGAGGGTATATGCTAAAGCATGGAGGACGATTTGAGAACTATTTTTCAAGGCATCATGTTACTCATATCATATGTAGTAACCTTCCAGACAGTAAAATCAAGAACCTGAG GTCCTTTAGTGGTGGATTACCAGTAGTGAAACCTTCATGGCTGATGGATTCTATTGCTGCAAATAAACTATTAAGCT GGGTTCCTTACCAATTGGACCAGATTGCTAGTGAAGCTCATAACCAACCAAAGATATCAGTTTTTTTTGCTTCAGAAAGCAGCCTAGTCTCCAAGGATTCTGAAACTTGTGTGACGGGTCAAATAAAACCTAAATTGGAGGATCCTTCTGCAAAATCTGGCACAATTAAGGAGACTAATTTATCTGAATCATGTGGATCCATGCAACACTCAGAACCAACAGGCAGGGAGTGGGATGACAGTGTGGGCAAGAATATTGCACGAGCAGTCACTCAGGGGCCGGTGTGCATTGAAAGAGAATGTAGTGAAGGGAAGTCTGATAAAGGAAGTGATGTTTGTACAATTGGTGGGAACACAGGAGAAATTCATGATCAAGCTAGCCCCTCTCAACCTTTTGTTTCAGTTAGCAGCTATATAACTAAAAGATCCACACGTCCAACAGTTGTTGAGCCTTCTAACTGGCATCGTTCAACTCTACACGACCccaattttgtagaaaattatttcaag AGCTCTAGGCTTCATTTCATTGGAACTTGGAGAAATCGGTATCGCAGACGTTTTCCCAGTTTTGGGTACACAAGTTCCAGCGTTAATGTTTCTACTCGAAGAACATCCATAATTCATGTGGACATG GACTGTTTTTTTGTCTCAGTGGTTATTAGAAAGCATTCGGAATTACAAGATAAGCCTGTTGCTATTTGCCATTCTGACAATCCGCGCGGAACAGCTGAAATTTCATCTGCAAACTACCCTGCTCGTGGTTACG GAGTACGGGCTGGAATGTTTCTTAGAGATGCCAAGGCTCTTTGTCCTCACCTTGTCATTTTTCCTTACAACTTTGAAGCATACGAGGAG GTGGCTGATCAGTTTTATAACATTCTACATAAGCATTGCAAAAGAGTGCAG GCTGTAAGCTGTGATGAAGCATTTTTGGATGTCACAGATGCTGAAGTTGAAGATCCTCAGTTTTTAGCATCAGTAATTAGAAAAGAGATCTTTGAAACTACAAGGTGCACTGCAAGTGCTGGAATTGCTGGTAATTTGCTTATGGCCCGCCTTGCCACTAGGGCTGCTAAACCAGATGGTCAACGCTACATCCCTCCTGAGATG GTGGATGATTACTTGCATGAACTTCCAATTAAGGAACTTCCAGGAATTGGGCATGTTTTAGAGGAGAAATTGATGAGGAGACATATTCAGACATGTGGCCAGTTGCGCAGGATTTCTAAG GAATCTCTTCAAAAGGAACTTGGGATAAAAACTGGTGATATGCTATGGAACTATTGTAGAGGGATTGATAATCGACTGGTTGGTGTAATCCAG GAAAGCAAGTCTATGGGTGCTGAAGTAAATTGGGGTGTGAGGTTTAATGATTTGAAAGAC TGTCATCATTTTCTCATGAACCTCTGCAAGGAGGTCTTGTTGCGCTTACAGGGATGTGCAGTACAAGGACGCAATTTTACCCTTAAG ATAAAGAAACGAAGAAGTGATGCTGAGGAGCCAGCGAAATATATGGGGTGTGGAGACTGTGAGAACTTGAGCCATTCCACAACG GTTCCTTTGGCTACTGATGATGAGGATGTGATCAGAAGAATAATGGTACAACTTTTTGGTTCCTTTCATATAG ATGTCAAGGATATCCGAGGCATGGGCTTGCAAGTTTCAAAACTTGAAAGTACGGATACTGCTAAGCCag GTCATGAAAGGAACTCTATTCGTTCTTGGCTCACTTCTGCCTCAGCAAGTACAAAAGAACAACATATAATTGCTTCTCTGGCCAAAGAGAGTGCCAATAGAG ATTTTGGGGAACAAAGTATTGATGTAAACCAAGGTTGGTTGTCCACTGATTCTACAGGACCTTCAGTTCAAATTGGGACTAATCTTTCAAATGCCAATGTGCCTTTAGATCAGGATTCAGCTCTACCGTCTATAGAAGATCTTGATCTGGGAGTAGTAGAAAGTCTGCCTCCAGATCTTTTTGCAGAAATTAATGATATGTATGGTGggaaattgaataatatgatttcaaaaaagaaatgcCAAAATGTTGACGTCTGCAATTCTCTATGTAGTATGTTGCAGGGAAGAGTACAAG ttGCAATAAATGAGGTTAGGGAATCCTTTGGCCTTGATCCGGACAGTGCCAATGTAATCTCAGTGGAGGATAAG GAAGACAAATATGAGGTTGAGAAAATTCATGCAGAGGCTGTTTCTGGAGTGGAACCTTCAAAGGCAGTCATTTCCAGTTCAGTTCCTGATAAAATGGATTTGATGCCTTCCTCTCTAAGCCAAGTAGATATTTCGGTGTTGCAACAACTTCCTGAAGACCTGAGAGTTGATGTACTGGGGTTGCTTCCTGCCCATAGGAGGCCAGAAGGTGCATCTTTTGTTGCTTTGGGTGCCACATCCAAATCTGAGTCAGATAAGTGTCCTGAGAATCAGACTGGGTCAATCAATCCTATTTTGAAGAAAGAACTTTGGTTTGGTGATCCACCAGAATGGGTTAAGAAGTTCAAGAATAGTGATTGCTCGGTGTTGAGAATTCTTGCAGACATGTATTACAAATCTGGATCAACTAGCTGCCTCTCTTCTATTTTGCAACGCACTCTTTCAGATTCTAAACATTTTGTGAATGCAAGTAGTGATGCAGAGGAGGAGGCTATTAGCTGCTTGTGCGATCTTCTCCAGCAATATATTGAACTAAAGATAGAAACAGATATTGAAGAGGTCTATGTTTGCTTTCGCCTTCTTAGAAG CAGGTTTACTATGAGGTCAGAATTTGTCTTTCAAAGTTACAGTCTTATCTATCCTCGCCTGCAG
- the LOC127803630 gene encoding DNA repair protein REV1 isoform X10, producing the protein MQHSEPTGREWDDSVGKNIARAVTQGPVCIERECSEGKSDKGSDVCTIGGNTGEIHDQASPSQPFVSVSSYITKRSTRPTVVEPSNWHRSTLHDPNFVENYFKSSRLHFIGTWRNRYRRRFPSFGYTSSSVNVSTRRTSIIHVDMDCFFVSVVIRKHSELQDKPVAICHSDNPRGTAEISSANYPARGYGVRAGMFLRDAKALCPHLVIFPYNFEAYEEVADQFYNILHKHCKRVQAVSCDEAFLDVTDAEVEDPQFLASVIRKEIFETTRCTASAGIAGNLLMARLATRAAKPDGQRYIPPEMVDDYLHELPIKELPGIGHVLEEKLMRRHIQTCGQLRRISKESLQKELGIKTGDMLWNYCRGIDNRLVGVIQESKSMGAEVNWGVRFNDLKDCHHFLMNLCKEVLLRLQGCAVQGRNFTLKIKKRRSDAEEPAKYMGCGDCENLSHSTTVPLATDDEDVIRRIMVQLFGSFHIDVKDIRGMGLQVSKLESTDTAKPGHERNSIRSWLTSASASTKEQHIIASLAKESANRDFGEQSIDVNQGWLSTDSTGPSVQIGTNLSNANVPLDQDSALPSIEDLDLGVVESLPPDLFAEINDMYGGKLNNMISKKKCQNVDVCNSLCSMLQGRVQVAINEVRESFGLDPDSANVISVEDKEDKYEVEKIHAEAVSGVEPSKAVISSSVPDKMDLMPSSLSQVDISVLQQLPEDLRVDVLGLLPAHRRPEGASFVALGATSKSESDKCPENQTGSINPILKKELWFGDPPEWVKKFKNSDCSVLRILADMYYKSGSTSCLSSILQRTLSDSKHFVNASSDAEEEAISCLCDLLQQYIELKIETDIEEVYVCFRLLRSRFTMRSEFVFQSYSLIYPRLQAFVRENYGGTLLISDGKD; encoded by the exons ATGCAACACTCAGAACCAACAGGCAGGGAGTGGGATGACAGTGTGGGCAAGAATATTGCACGAGCAGTCACTCAGGGGCCGGTGTGCATTGAAAGAGAATGTAGTGAAGGGAAGTCTGATAAAGGAAGTGATGTTTGTACAATTGGTGGGAACACAGGAGAAATTCATGATCAAGCTAGCCCCTCTCAACCTTTTGTTTCAGTTAGCAGCTATATAACTAAAAGATCCACACGTCCAACAGTTGTTGAGCCTTCTAACTGGCATCGTTCAACTCTACACGACCccaattttgtagaaaattatttcaag AGCTCTAGGCTTCATTTCATTGGAACTTGGAGAAATCGGTATCGCAGACGTTTTCCCAGTTTTGGGTACACAAGTTCCAGCGTTAATGTTTCTACTCGAAGAACATCCATAATTCATGTGGACATG GACTGTTTTTTTGTCTCAGTGGTTATTAGAAAGCATTCGGAATTACAAGATAAGCCTGTTGCTATTTGCCATTCTGACAATCCGCGCGGAACAGCTGAAATTTCATCTGCAAACTACCCTGCTCGTGGTTACG GAGTACGGGCTGGAATGTTTCTTAGAGATGCCAAGGCTCTTTGTCCTCACCTTGTCATTTTTCCTTACAACTTTGAAGCATACGAGGAG GTGGCTGATCAGTTTTATAACATTCTACATAAGCATTGCAAAAGAGTGCAG GCTGTAAGCTGTGATGAAGCATTTTTGGATGTCACAGATGCTGAAGTTGAAGATCCTCAGTTTTTAGCATCAGTAATTAGAAAAGAGATCTTTGAAACTACAAGGTGCACTGCAAGTGCTGGAATTGCTGGTAATTTGCTTATGGCCCGCCTTGCCACTAGGGCTGCTAAACCAGATGGTCAACGCTACATCCCTCCTGAGATG GTGGATGATTACTTGCATGAACTTCCAATTAAGGAACTTCCAGGAATTGGGCATGTTTTAGAGGAGAAATTGATGAGGAGACATATTCAGACATGTGGCCAGTTGCGCAGGATTTCTAAG GAATCTCTTCAAAAGGAACTTGGGATAAAAACTGGTGATATGCTATGGAACTATTGTAGAGGGATTGATAATCGACTGGTTGGTGTAATCCAG GAAAGCAAGTCTATGGGTGCTGAAGTAAATTGGGGTGTGAGGTTTAATGATTTGAAAGAC TGTCATCATTTTCTCATGAACCTCTGCAAGGAGGTCTTGTTGCGCTTACAGGGATGTGCAGTACAAGGACGCAATTTTACCCTTAAG ATAAAGAAACGAAGAAGTGATGCTGAGGAGCCAGCGAAATATATGGGGTGTGGAGACTGTGAGAACTTGAGCCATTCCACAACG GTTCCTTTGGCTACTGATGATGAGGATGTGATCAGAAGAATAATGGTACAACTTTTTGGTTCCTTTCATATAG ATGTCAAGGATATCCGAGGCATGGGCTTGCAAGTTTCAAAACTTGAAAGTACGGATACTGCTAAGCCag GTCATGAAAGGAACTCTATTCGTTCTTGGCTCACTTCTGCCTCAGCAAGTACAAAAGAACAACATATAATTGCTTCTCTGGCCAAAGAGAGTGCCAATAGAG ATTTTGGGGAACAAAGTATTGATGTAAACCAAGGTTGGTTGTCCACTGATTCTACAGGACCTTCAGTTCAAATTGGGACTAATCTTTCAAATGCCAATGTGCCTTTAGATCAGGATTCAGCTCTACCGTCTATAGAAGATCTTGATCTGGGAGTAGTAGAAAGTCTGCCTCCAGATCTTTTTGCAGAAATTAATGATATGTATGGTGggaaattgaataatatgatttcaaaaaagaaatgcCAAAATGTTGACGTCTGCAATTCTCTATGTAGTATGTTGCAGGGAAGAGTACAAG ttGCAATAAATGAGGTTAGGGAATCCTTTGGCCTTGATCCGGACAGTGCCAATGTAATCTCAGTGGAGGATAAG GAAGACAAATATGAGGTTGAGAAAATTCATGCAGAGGCTGTTTCTGGAGTGGAACCTTCAAAGGCAGTCATTTCCAGTTCAGTTCCTGATAAAATGGATTTGATGCCTTCCTCTCTAAGCCAAGTAGATATTTCGGTGTTGCAACAACTTCCTGAAGACCTGAGAGTTGATGTACTGGGGTTGCTTCCTGCCCATAGGAGGCCAGAAGGTGCATCTTTTGTTGCTTTGGGTGCCACATCCAAATCTGAGTCAGATAAGTGTCCTGAGAATCAGACTGGGTCAATCAATCCTATTTTGAAGAAAGAACTTTGGTTTGGTGATCCACCAGAATGGGTTAAGAAGTTCAAGAATAGTGATTGCTCGGTGTTGAGAATTCTTGCAGACATGTATTACAAATCTGGATCAACTAGCTGCCTCTCTTCTATTTTGCAACGCACTCTTTCAGATTCTAAACATTTTGTGAATGCAAGTAGTGATGCAGAGGAGGAGGCTATTAGCTGCTTGTGCGATCTTCTCCAGCAATATATTGAACTAAAGATAGAAACAGATATTGAAGAGGTCTATGTTTGCTTTCGCCTTCTTAGAAG CAGGTTTACTATGAGGTCAGAATTTGTCTTTCAAAGTTACAGTCTTATCTATCCTCGCCTGCAG